The nucleotide window ATGTGCATACCGTACTTTAAGTCAGTCATCTCCTTGCTCCAGTTTGTTTACAGGTGTTGTTGTACAATAGTAGTAGTTCATGTCATCGTTAGTTCTGGATGTCAAAATGTTCACTCTTTTGGTGCTTTGTACTGAAGTTTATCCTTTAACACTGTAAAAGAAGTTGACTCTGAGGGAACGAGTCTGAAAATAAGAGCTCTAATGCTTGTCGAAAACAGCCCAGCTGTGCACCATAGTAGTTCTGACATTTTGATCAATAAAATCGTTGTAATTTCCATTTAATGCTATGTGCATGAGTACTCCTACCTGTGGAACtgcatttttgaaattttcaatataGTTTGTCAAACATGGTCAAATAATactgaaaatacaaaaaagttCCTCAAGTCTGGGCTCAAGAAAAACAGACAAGGATGGAACAATAAAAGAGTTGGTCACCTAAACAAGAATTTAGCAGTATGCTCATCTCACTCAACATAACATAAATATAATGTAGCAGGTATAATTAGGCACATAATTCCTTACtaattgattatgttattgACCATTAAGATGCTTGATCTCTTACAAGTTCTTTCCATCATCAGTTTCTTGGTTCTTCTGAAGAGTGATGCTCAGGTAATGCTTGAAGTTCCTTCATTGATGAAATGCaaatttgacaaaatatatcaGTTGGGTGACTCACTTTCTGATACTGGAAACTTCATCAGAGAGAGCTTCCTTGGAGCTTTCTCCCCATTTGCAAAACTTCCTTATGGTCAACACTTTCCTCAAAATAAATCAACTGGACGATGTTCTGATGGTTTGCTCATGATCGATTTCATAGGTACACAACTTCAACATTCTCTAtgattttccaaaaattttcTGATGGTTTGCTCATTCGTCTGTATCAGTAAAGTCACAAAACTACATTTTGTATCGTTAAAGTCATTGAACTTTACCCGTTATATCATTTAAAATGCTTTTTTTAATGATATGTTGTTATACAGCACTGGGATGTGGTCTTCCTCTGCTAAATCCCTACAAGGATCAAAATGGAAATTTTACACATGGAGCAAATTTTGCAGTAGCTGGAGCTACTGCTTTACCAGCTGAAATCCTGATAGATAAGAAGATTAATTCTAATTCACTGATTACCAATAGTTCATTAAATGTGCAACTTGATTGGATGTTTACTCATTTCAAATCCACTTGCTCTACTGGTAATTACATTTAAAAggaattataattaattacaatataaagttttttttttttttactaatatacTTTCCTTGTTCCTTTTATATGCTAGATTGCTCGAAATACCTAAAGAATGCACTTTTCCTGGTTGGAGAAATAGGAGGAAATGAGTTTAATTATGGTTTATTGCAAGGTAAAACATTGGAGGAGTTGAGAGCTATGGTTCCTGAAGTTGTTCAGATCATTATCAATGCTGTtaaagtatgtttttttttccttctccatTTCCTATGCTTTTAATACGCAAAACTTACTAAAGGTGTTTATATTCACGAACATTAAAAATTATGTCCACTCAtcaatatttgtataattagatCAATAAATGCATGATATACGTGttttacataaat belongs to Solanum stenotomum isolate F172 chromosome 1, ASM1918654v1, whole genome shotgun sequence and includes:
- the LOC125863861 gene encoding acetylajmalan esterase-like; protein product: MLLTIKMLDLLQVLSIISFLVLLKSDAQVMLEVPSLMKCKFDKIYQLGDSLSDTGNFIRESFLGAFSPFAKLPYGQHFPQNKSTGRCSDGLLMIDFIALGCGLPLLNPYKDQNGNFTHGANFAVAGATALPAEILIDKKINSNSLITNSSLNVQLDWMFTHFKSTCSTDCSKYLKNALFLVGEIGGNEFNYGLLQGKTLEELRAMVPEVVQIIINAVKTVIGFGAVRIVIPGNFPIGCIPNLLTIFFTNNSTAYDEYHCLKDLNNLALFYNHHLQKAIQELEKEYPNITLIYGDYYNAYLWLLQNATSLGFDKYCLWKACCGIGGAYNYDKSRICGAPGVPICSNPATYINWDGVHLTQAAYKLLAIWLIDDMLPKLKCPL